One Egicoccus halophilus genomic region harbors:
- a CDS encoding alpha-amylase family glycosyl hydrolase translates to MSWWQGSVGYEIYVRSFADSDGDGMGDLPGVRERLPYLADLGVDLVWITPFYPSPQADHGYDVSDYLGVEPTYGTVDDVTALVERAHELGLRVVVDLVPNHSSSEHPWFRDALRGRDATHRDFYVWRDPAPDGGPPNNWVSNFGGPAWTLDEASGQYYMHLFLPEQPDLNWASDEVRAAFVDILDTWFARGVDGIRIDVAHSLVEDQQFRDNPVIVELGDDATPGERFKSFDHRYDQDQDGVLDVYREWHQVAARHDAMLLGEVYLLETDRLRRYVEGRDGLHLAFAFATLHAAWDAKEIRTTLGELVDAAGEHFAWPLGSHDDPRAASRFGGGERGAKRARAYLTLLCGLPGVPFLYQGDELGLDDGELADDTAQDPVAVRNPGAPGRDPVRTPMLWEPGDGFGFTTGTPWLPFGDNRGPQHTVASQQGVPGSPLERTRELLRVRRSLGVLAQDANWTWLDGASDVVAIRRNDADQPSDGADQPSDGADQPTGGADVVVAVHVGGDDADDVREVPLPAPGRLVYASDDGARVEGDTLFLPADVAAFVELAP, encoded by the coding sequence GTGAGCTGGTGGCAGGGTTCGGTCGGCTACGAGATCTACGTGCGCTCGTTCGCCGACAGCGACGGTGACGGCATGGGCGACCTGCCCGGTGTCCGCGAGCGGTTGCCGTATCTCGCCGACCTCGGGGTCGACCTGGTCTGGATCACCCCGTTCTACCCCTCACCACAGGCCGACCACGGCTACGACGTGTCCGACTACCTCGGGGTCGAACCGACCTACGGCACCGTCGACGACGTCACCGCACTCGTCGAGCGCGCCCACGAACTCGGGCTGCGCGTCGTCGTCGACCTGGTCCCCAACCACTCCTCCAGCGAGCACCCGTGGTTCCGCGACGCCCTGCGCGGCAGGGACGCGACCCACCGCGACTTCTACGTCTGGCGCGATCCGGCACCCGACGGCGGACCGCCCAACAACTGGGTCAGCAACTTCGGCGGTCCGGCCTGGACGCTCGACGAGGCCTCCGGTCAGTACTACATGCACCTGTTCCTGCCCGAGCAGCCGGACCTGAACTGGGCCAGCGACGAGGTGCGCGCCGCGTTCGTCGACATCCTCGACACCTGGTTCGCCCGCGGCGTGGACGGCATCCGCATCGACGTCGCCCACTCGCTGGTCGAGGACCAGCAGTTCCGGGACAACCCGGTCATCGTCGAACTCGGCGACGACGCGACCCCCGGCGAACGGTTCAAGTCGTTCGACCACCGCTACGACCAGGACCAGGACGGCGTGCTCGACGTCTACCGCGAGTGGCACCAGGTCGCGGCCCGGCACGACGCGATGCTGCTCGGCGAGGTGTACCTGCTCGAGACCGACCGGCTGCGCCGCTACGTCGAGGGCCGTGACGGCCTGCACCTCGCCTTCGCCTTCGCCACGTTGCACGCCGCGTGGGACGCCAAGGAGATCCGGACCACGCTCGGCGAACTGGTCGACGCCGCCGGCGAGCACTTCGCCTGGCCGCTGGGCAGTCACGACGACCCCCGCGCCGCGAGCCGCTTCGGCGGGGGCGAGCGCGGCGCGAAGCGGGCACGGGCCTACCTCACGCTGCTGTGCGGCCTGCCGGGCGTGCCGTTCCTCTACCAGGGCGACGAACTGGGGCTCGACGACGGCGAACTGGCCGACGACACCGCCCAGGACCCCGTCGCGGTCCGCAACCCCGGTGCACCGGGCCGCGACCCCGTCCGAACACCGATGCTGTGGGAGCCCGGTGACGGTTTCGGGTTCACCACCGGCACCCCGTGGCTGCCGTTCGGGGACAACCGGGGGCCGCAGCACACCGTGGCGTCCCAGCAGGGTGTGCCCGGCTCACCGCTCGAACGCACCCGCGAGCTGCTACGGGTTCGCCGGTCGCTGGGGGTGCTGGCCCAGGACGCGAACTGGACCTGGCTCGACGGGGCGTCGGACGTGGTCGCCATCCGCCGCAACGACGCCGATCAGCCGAGCGACGGCGCCGACCAGCCGAGCGACGGCGCCGACCAGCCGACGGGCGGTGCCGACGTCGTCGTGGCCGTCCACGTCGGCGGCGACGACGCCGACGACGTCCGTGAGGTCCCGCTCCCCGCACCGGGCCGCCTGGTGTACGCCAGCGACGACGGCGCCCGGGTCGAGGGCGACACGCTGTTCCTGCCGGCCGACGTGGCCGCGTTCGTGGAGCTGGCACCATGA
- a CDS encoding alpha/beta fold hydrolase codes for MHRSPTHEVETDVAYSALLHEHEVTFEDVGGEGPPILLTPGVDTSASQLAARFTAFATIYRVIAWNPPPVLDSDATREHARLALALLHHVGIERSIFGGDGPGALVGLRAGLFAPDRVRGVLLFDLPAHDADEYARLDELDIPTVVVHAPAAPGTRSRASLETLTSPLRDARGVHLLEGDDHALAPARAGTVDLAIRDYLESLPA; via the coding sequence ATGCACCGCTCCCCGACGCACGAGGTCGAGACCGACGTGGCCTACTCCGCCCTGCTGCACGAGCACGAGGTGACGTTCGAGGACGTCGGTGGGGAGGGGCCACCGATCCTGCTGACCCCAGGCGTCGACACGTCGGCGTCGCAGTTGGCGGCGCGCTTCACCGCCTTCGCGACCATCTACCGCGTGATCGCCTGGAACCCTCCGCCGGTGCTGGACTCGGACGCGACGCGGGAGCACGCACGCCTGGCCCTGGCCCTGCTGCACCACGTCGGCATCGAGCGGTCGATCTTCGGTGGGGACGGCCCAGGGGCGCTCGTCGGGCTGCGCGCGGGCCTGTTCGCCCCCGACCGGGTGCGCGGGGTGCTGTTGTTCGACCTTCCGGCGCACGACGCCGACGAGTACGCCCGCCTCGACGAGCTCGACATCCCGACCGTCGTCGTGCACGCCCCGGCGGCGCCCGGCACCCGTTCACGCGCGTCGCTCGAGACGCTGACCTCGCCCCTGCGCGACGCCCGGGGCGTGCACCTGCTGGAGGGCGACGACCACGCCCTGGCCCCGGCACGTGCCGGCACGGTCGACCTCGCGATCCGCGACTACCTCGAGTCCCTGCCCGCCTGA
- a CDS encoding polysaccharide deacetylase family protein → MALALAVSACGGQPDEPGDGAVVTDPDTAPATPEDAATEEAGAASGDGAEATGEDAEGATEAAADLPDPAEVGANELGQIPVLMYHRLLPGGGGDYDLTADEFRGELQYLYDHGYRPVRMADVAAGTIDLPAGTSPVVLTFDDSTREQFALDEQGEVDPETKVGILEAFGSRHDDWDATAASFYVITSSLFGGGQGSEQLLTALAERGYEIGNHTHTHRNLGQASAQEVQEELATTSRMVEELTGQPTTTLSLPFGVRPQDPALAGAGEADGHRYEHTAVLLVGSGPALSPFDADFEPLGVPRIRSSPSWDGGEPDYGSAFWLQVFEDHPDRRYVSDGDPATISFPAELEDQLDPAHAERANPY, encoded by the coding sequence GTGGCCCTCGCGCTGGCGGTCTCCGCCTGCGGCGGGCAGCCCGACGAGCCCGGTGACGGCGCGGTCGTGACCGATCCCGACACCGCGCCCGCCACGCCGGAGGACGCAGCGACCGAGGAGGCCGGTGCCGCGTCGGGTGACGGCGCCGAGGCCACCGGGGAGGACGCCGAGGGTGCGACCGAGGCCGCAGCGGACCTCCCGGACCCGGCCGAGGTCGGCGCGAACGAGCTCGGTCAGATCCCGGTGCTGATGTACCACCGGCTGCTGCCGGGCGGGGGAGGCGACTACGACCTGACCGCGGACGAGTTCCGCGGCGAGCTGCAGTATCTCTACGACCACGGCTACCGACCGGTCCGCATGGCCGACGTCGCCGCCGGCACGATCGACCTGCCGGCCGGGACCAGCCCGGTCGTGCTGACCTTCGACGACTCCACCCGTGAGCAGTTCGCGTTGGACGAGCAGGGCGAGGTCGACCCGGAGACCAAGGTCGGCATCCTCGAGGCGTTCGGATCGCGCCACGACGACTGGGACGCGACCGCCGCGTCGTTCTACGTGATCACCAGTTCGCTGTTCGGTGGTGGCCAGGGCAGTGAGCAGCTGCTGACCGCACTCGCCGAGCGCGGCTACGAGATCGGCAACCACACCCACACGCACCGCAACCTCGGCCAGGCCAGCGCGCAGGAGGTCCAGGAGGAGCTCGCCACGACCTCCCGCATGGTGGAGGAGCTCACCGGACAGCCGACGACCACGTTGTCGCTGCCGTTCGGCGTGCGGCCCCAGGACCCCGCCCTGGCCGGCGCGGGCGAGGCCGACGGGCACCGCTACGAGCACACGGCCGTGCTGCTGGTCGGTTCGGGTCCGGCCCTGTCGCCCTTCGACGCCGACTTCGAGCCGCTGGGCGTGCCGCGGATCCGCAGCTCCCCGTCATGGGACGGTGGGGAGCCCGACTACGGCTCGGCGTTCTGGTTGCAGGTGTTCGAGGACCATCCGGACCGTCGCTACGTCTCCGACGGCGATCCGGCGACCATCTCGTTCCCCGCCGAGCTCGAGGACCAGCTCGACCCCGCCCACGCCGAGCGCGCCAACCCGTACTGA
- a CDS encoding carbohydrate kinase family protein has product MIVVVGEALVDLAPQEPRAGGLLRPLLGGSPYNVAVGLGRLGTPAAFLGGLSRDAFGRQLADRLTAEGVSLELAGRTDAPTTLAVVHLDDEGRASYGFYLEGTSAAGLRQQELTAVPDGAAVHVSLGAVTLETRPAGQALRQLLARRHGDALVSLDPNVRPSVIDDLPAYARLLERSIGHTGLVKVSDEDLQLLYPDLPAEQAARRWVASGPGAVVVTRGPDGAVALLASGERVEVPGERVEVADTVGAGDAFTSGLLHALGRRGAASASGVRSLDPTAWAEALRTAVRVAAITCTRQGADPPRRAELGDDLAGH; this is encoded by the coding sequence ATGATCGTCGTCGTCGGGGAGGCCCTGGTCGACCTCGCGCCGCAGGAGCCGCGTGCCGGAGGTCTGCTGCGGCCGCTGCTCGGCGGCTCGCCGTACAACGTCGCGGTCGGGCTCGGGCGGCTGGGCACGCCGGCCGCCTTCCTCGGGGGTCTGTCGCGCGACGCCTTCGGCCGGCAGCTCGCCGACCGGCTCACGGCCGAGGGCGTGTCGCTGGAACTGGCCGGCCGAACCGACGCGCCCACCACCCTCGCCGTGGTCCACCTCGACGACGAGGGTCGGGCCAGCTACGGCTTCTACCTCGAGGGCACCAGCGCGGCCGGCCTGCGTCAGCAGGAGCTGACCGCCGTCCCCGACGGCGCCGCGGTGCACGTCTCGCTGGGCGCCGTGACCCTCGAGACCCGACCGGCCGGGCAGGCGCTGCGTCAGCTGCTCGCACGCCGACACGGTGACGCGCTGGTGAGCCTGGACCCCAACGTCCGACCGAGCGTGATCGACGACCTGCCGGCCTACGCGCGCCTGCTCGAGCGCTCGATCGGCCACACCGGCCTGGTGAAGGTCAGCGACGAGGACCTGCAACTGCTGTACCCGGATCTGCCCGCCGAACAGGCCGCCCGCCGCTGGGTCGCCAGCGGCCCCGGTGCGGTGGTCGTCACCCGCGGCCCCGACGGCGCCGTCGCGCTGCTCGCCTCGGGAGAGCGGGTCGAGGTGCCCGGGGAACGGGTCGAGGTGGCCGACACGGTCGGTGCCGGTGACGCCTTCACCTCCGGCCTGCTGCACGCCCTCGGGCGTCGGGGCGCGGCGTCGGCCTCGGGGGTGCGCTCACTCGACCCCACGGCGTGGGCCGAGGCGCTGCGCACCGCGGTGCGGGTGGCGGCGATCACCTGCACGCGCCAGGGCGCGGACCCGCCGCGCCGGGCCGAGCTCGGCGACGACCTCGCGGGACACTGA
- a CDS encoding NADH-ubiquinone oxidoreductase-F iron-sulfur binding region domain-containing protein has translation MRDDADRLLPAAPVRSLDEHLAAGGGAGLARALELDSDAIIDEIDRAGLRGRGGAGFPTSRKWRGVMETAASAGGRLTLVANGAEGEPGTYKDRVLLEQQPYAFLEGVCIAVHATGADKAYVGTKAKFVGPVERLRAALEEVRQAGWPGADRIEVVLGPDSYLFGEETGMLEVIEGKLPMPRIVRPYEQGLFATTSVPNPTIVNNVETLTHVAAILANGADWFRQAGTESSPGTMIFTVVGDVENPGIYELALGTPLRTLLVDIAGAHDIKAIYSGVSTQVLTPERLDVPLGFDEMRDIGAGMGSGGFVVYDSSRSIVDVLAALIRFLAVESCGQCNSCKLGNLAMYDELAKVQRGEATQADLETLLRRSHAVTDGNRCYLPVGSQLLVASTMQAFVEEFVATVERGEPTPDDVPVPLVDHIDEATGEVTFHPRYHLKRSDWSYADADPRDERLAAIRD, from the coding sequence GTGCGTGACGACGCCGACCGCCTGTTGCCTGCCGCTCCCGTGCGCTCGCTCGACGAGCATCTCGCCGCCGGCGGTGGCGCCGGGCTGGCGCGCGCGTTGGAGCTCGACAGCGACGCCATCATCGACGAGATCGACCGTGCCGGGCTGCGCGGTCGCGGCGGAGCCGGGTTCCCGACCTCCCGCAAGTGGCGCGGGGTGATGGAGACCGCCGCCTCCGCCGGTGGCCGTCTCACGCTGGTGGCCAACGGGGCCGAGGGCGAGCCCGGCACCTACAAGGACCGCGTGCTGCTCGAGCAGCAGCCCTACGCGTTCCTCGAGGGGGTCTGCATCGCGGTGCACGCCACCGGGGCCGACAAGGCCTACGTGGGTACGAAGGCCAAGTTCGTCGGTCCGGTCGAGCGGTTGCGCGCAGCCCTCGAGGAGGTCCGGCAGGCCGGCTGGCCCGGTGCCGATCGCATCGAGGTGGTCCTCGGTCCCGACTCCTACCTGTTCGGCGAGGAGACCGGGATGCTCGAGGTCATCGAGGGCAAGCTCCCGATGCCCCGAATCGTGCGCCCGTACGAGCAGGGCCTGTTCGCGACCACCAGCGTCCCCAACCCGACGATCGTCAACAACGTCGAGACCCTGACGCACGTCGCCGCGATCCTGGCCAACGGCGCCGACTGGTTCCGGCAGGCCGGCACCGAGTCCTCGCCCGGCACGATGATCTTCACCGTGGTCGGCGACGTCGAGAACCCGGGGATCTACGAGCTGGCGCTGGGGACCCCGCTGCGCACGCTGCTGGTCGACATCGCCGGTGCCCACGACATCAAGGCGATCTACTCCGGCGTGTCGACCCAGGTGCTCACGCCGGAGCGGCTGGACGTGCCGCTCGGCTTCGACGAGATGCGCGACATCGGTGCCGGCATGGGGTCGGGCGGTTTCGTCGTCTACGACTCGTCGCGCAGCATCGTCGACGTGCTGGCGGCGCTGATCCGCTTCCTCGCGGTCGAGTCGTGCGGGCAGTGCAACTCCTGCAAGCTCGGCAACCTCGCGATGTACGACGAGCTGGCCAAGGTCCAGCGGGGCGAGGCGACCCAGGCGGACCTCGAGACGCTGCTGCGGCGCAGCCACGCCGTGACCGACGGCAACCGCTGTTACCTGCCGGTCGGTTCGCAGCTGTTGGTCGCGAGCACGATGCAGGCGTTCGTCGAGGAGTTCGTGGCCACCGTCGAGCGCGGCGAGCCCACGCCCGACGACGTGCCCGTGCCGCTGGTCGACCACATCGACGAGGCGACCGGCGAGGTCACCTTCCATCCGCGCTACCACCTCAAGCGCAGCGACTGGTCCTACGCCGACGCCGACCCGCGCGACGAGCGCCTGGCCGCGATCCGCGACTGA
- a CDS encoding putative glycoside hydrolase → MTFRGAREATIRLLGAATAGVLLTACGGGDAALEFEGPDDGTLLNAQTLQDAAWEVRTDDEDGLPPTLTLLLDGQSVDAQRAADTLRWDPDDLDDGEYTLVVQRQDEDDEEPRLLHEWEFAVDATPPEIALSSPDSAVVAGESVLVAGTTDAGATVTVAGQETEADEDGAFEVELDEAPEGDLEIVAVDEAGNTSDDQFTLVTVPSRVEVDEVRSVHVTSHAWATESFRERLLQMADDGIINSIALTLKDEGGRIGWDSDVELAQLSGANEGVYDLEQTIADLHERGIHVAGRIVAFRDPMLGPYARDNGDLDWLVQTTSGEPYTGRYECCFTNFAHPEVIEYNLAIAEEAARAGVDDILWDYIRKPDGPRDNLVLEGIPNDEPLEPAIIEFTRQADERLSRYGIGHGASLYGIAADRPTQIAQDVPGMSEHLDYVAPMIYPSHWGPGEYGVADPNRQPYDIITATLEVWQDAVEGTDTRIVPWLEDTTYRAWDRPFQVREQIRASRDQGIDEFLMWDPSVRYTPEAYDAMPQDREE, encoded by the coding sequence ATGACGTTCCGCGGCGCACGCGAGGCCACCATCCGACTGCTCGGCGCGGCGACCGCCGGCGTGCTGTTGACCGCTTGCGGGGGCGGCGACGCCGCCCTGGAGTTCGAGGGACCCGACGACGGCACCCTGCTCAACGCGCAGACGCTCCAGGACGCCGCGTGGGAGGTGCGCACCGACGACGAGGACGGGCTGCCCCCCACGCTGACGTTGTTGCTCGACGGACAGTCGGTCGACGCCCAGCGAGCGGCCGACACCCTGCGCTGGGACCCCGACGACCTCGACGACGGCGAGTACACCCTGGTCGTCCAACGCCAGGACGAGGACGACGAGGAACCCCGACTGCTGCACGAATGGGAGTTCGCCGTCGACGCCACCCCGCCCGAGATCGCGCTGAGCTCCCCCGACAGCGCGGTCGTCGCCGGCGAGTCCGTCCTGGTGGCCGGCACGACCGACGCCGGCGCGACCGTCACCGTCGCCGGCCAGGAGACCGAGGCGGACGAGGACGGCGCCTTCGAGGTCGAACTCGACGAGGCCCCCGAGGGCGACCTGGAGATCGTCGCCGTCGACGAGGCCGGCAACACCAGCGACGACCAGTTCACGCTCGTCACCGTGCCCTCGCGGGTGGAGGTCGACGAGGTCCGTTCCGTGCACGTGACCTCCCATGCCTGGGCGACCGAGAGCTTCCGCGAACGCCTGCTGCAGATGGCCGACGACGGCATCATCAACTCGATCGCCCTCACCCTCAAGGACGAGGGTGGCCGCATCGGCTGGGACAGCGACGTGGAGCTCGCCCAGCTGTCGGGGGCCAACGAGGGCGTCTACGACCTCGAGCAGACGATCGCCGACCTGCACGAGCGCGGCATCCACGTCGCGGGGCGCATCGTCGCCTTCCGTGATCCGATGCTCGGGCCCTACGCGCGCGACAACGGCGACCTCGACTGGCTGGTGCAGACCACCTCCGGGGAGCCCTACACCGGCCGCTACGAGTGCTGCTTCACCAACTTCGCCCATCCCGAGGTGATCGAGTACAACCTCGCGATCGCCGAGGAGGCCGCCCGGGCCGGCGTCGACGACATCCTGTGGGACTACATCCGCAAGCCCGACGGCCCGCGGGACAACCTCGTGCTCGAAGGCATCCCCAACGACGAGCCGCTCGAGCCGGCCATCATCGAGTTCACCCGGCAGGCCGACGAACGGCTCTCGCGCTACGGGATCGGGCACGGTGCGTCGCTGTACGGCATCGCCGCCGACCGGCCGACCCAGATCGCCCAGGACGTGCCGGGCATGTCCGAGCACCTCGACTACGTCGCCCCGATGATCTACCCGTCGCACTGGGGGCCGGGCGAGTACGGCGTGGCGGATCCCAACCGGCAGCCCTACGACATCATCACCGCCACGCTCGAGGTCTGGCAGGACGCGGTCGAGGGCACCGACACGCGCATCGTGCCGTGGCTCGAGGACACCACCTACCGGGCCTGGGACCGGCCGTTCCAGGTCCGGGAACAGATCCGGGCCTCGCGTGACCAGGGCATCGACGAGTTCCTCATGTGGGACCCGAGCGTGCGCTACACGCCGGAGGCCTACGACGCGATGCCGCAGGACCGCGAGGAGTGA